The sequence GCTGACGAGCGCACTCGCGAAACAACGAGGCTGGGCACCCAAGGTGTCCGAGGGGACGGTTCTGGGCCGGTGGACGCAGGTTGTCGGTGAGGACATTGCCTCGCACGCCGAGCCGACCGGGCTTCGTGACGGAATCTTGAGTGTGTCCGCGGAGTCGACTGCGTGGGCTACCCAGCTGCGAATGATGCAATCACAGATACTCGCGAAGATTGCCGCGGCCGTCGGTGACGGCGTCGTGAAGTCACTGCGTATCACCGGCCCCTCTGCTCCGAGCTGGCGAAAGGGTGAGCGACACGTGCGCGGGCGCGGGCCGAGGGACACCTACGGCTGAGCTGATTCGGTGACAGGCCCTGGCCGTATCTGATACCCGATGTTACAGTTATCTCGAGTTGTTGAGTGAACTGTGCCACATCGAATCCGCGTGGCTCAGTGGTCGGCACGAAGGAGTAACCGAATGTCCGCCCCGACTGCACCGCGTAACCGAACGGCGATTCCGGAACCGGATCACATCCTGTTGCAGGCCAGAAACGTCGAGTTCGACTGGTCGAACCTCCCTATGCACTGGATCCCGGGCGATCCATTCAGCACGCACGTTCTGAACGTTCTGCACCTTCTCCTCCCCGCAGGAGAGGAGTGGTTCGTCGACACGTTCAAGGAGGCGCTGCCCCTGATCGAGGACG comes from Rhodococcus oxybenzonivorans and encodes:
- a CDS encoding DUF721 family protein: MTEGHDPTPAETPEPELKGVDLARRALEEARAAAKASGKSVGQGRRSGTGVRSLRARRRRGWSGPGPDDRDPQPFGALTSALAKQRGWAPKVSEGTVLGRWTQVVGEDIASHAEPTGLRDGILSVSAESTAWATQLRMMQSQILAKIAAAVGDGVVKSLRITGPSAPSWRKGERHVRGRGPRDTYG